In Sander vitreus isolate 19-12246 chromosome 12, sanVit1, whole genome shotgun sequence, the following proteins share a genomic window:
- the LOC144526741 gene encoding guanine nucleotide-binding protein G(olf) subunit alpha isoform X2: MGCLGNSKTEDQRIDEKAQREANKKIEKQLQKERQAYKATHRLLLLGAGESGKSTIVKQMRILHVNGFNAEEKKQKIQDIRKNVKDAIVTIVSAMSTLIPPVPLANPEDQFRIDYIKSIAPLSDFDYSQEFFDHAKKLWDDEGVKACFERSNEYQLIDCAQYFLDRIDSVRQNDYTPTDQDLLRCRVLTSGIFETRFQVDKVNFHMFDVGGQRDERRKWIQCFNDVTAIIFVVASSSYNMVIREDNNTNRLREALDLFRSIWNNRWLRTISVILFLNKQDMLAEKVLAGKSKIEDYFPEYARYTIPNEATPEPGEDPRVTRAKFFIRDEFLRISTASGDGRHYCYPHFTCAVDTENIRRVFNDCRDIIQRMHLRQYELL, translated from the exons ATGGGTTGTTTGGGCAACAGCAAGACTGAAGATCAACGCATCGACGAAAAGGCACAACGAGAGGCTAATAAAAAGATAGAAAAACAGTTACAAAAGGAAAGACAAGCGTATAAAGCCACACACCGGCTCTTATTACTGG GTGCGGGAGAGTCCGGAAAAAGCACCATTGTGAAGCAGATGAGGATTCTACACGTCAACGGCTTCAACGCAGA agaaaagaaacagaaaatccAAGATATTCGGAAAAACGTGAAGGATGCCATAGTG ACTATAGTGTCTGcgatgagcactttaatacccCCAGTTCCGCTAGCCAACCCAGAGGACCAATTCAGAATCGATTACATCAAAAGCATAGCACCTCTCTCCGACTTTGACTACTCACAG GAGTTCTTTGATCATGCAAAGAAGCTGTGGGACGACGAAGGAGTGAAGGCATGCTTTGAGAGGTCCAATGAGTACCAGCTCATCGACTGTGCACAATA TTTCCTGGACAGAATTGACTCTGTAAGACAGAACGACTACACACCAACGGACCAG GACCTGCTACGCTGCCGAGTGTTAACTTCAGGGATTTTTGAGACAAGGTTCCAAGTAGACAAAGTGAACTTTCA CATGTTTGATGTTGGAGGCCAGAGAGATGAAAGGAGAAAATGGATCCAGTGCTTTAACG ACGTCACTGCTATCAtcttcgtggtggccagcagcAGCTACAACATGGTAATAAGGGAAGACAATAACACCAACAGGCTACGGGAAGCCCTGGACCTCTTCCGCAGTATTTGGAACAACAG atGGTTACGCACTATATCGGTCATATTATTCCTGAACAAGCAGGACATGCTGGCTGAGAAAGTATTAGCTGGAAAATCCAAAATTGAAGACTACTTCCCCGAATATGCTCGCTACACCATACCAAATGAAG caaCTCCTGAACCTGGTGAAGACCCAAGAGTGACGAGAGCTAAGTTCTTCATCCGAGACGAGTTTCTT CGGATCAGCACTGCGAGTGGCGACGGCAGACATTACTGCTACCCCCACTTCACCTGCGCCGTGGACACAGAGAACATCCGGCGGGTGTTCAACGACTGCCGGGACATCATCCAGAGAATGCACCTGCGGCAGTACGAACTCTTGTGA